A single window of Gemmatimonadota bacterium DNA harbors:
- a CDS encoding arginine deiminase: MSAPRVGSEIGRLRKVLVHKPGIELARLTPRNRESFLFEDILWVERARDEHDRFVELLRSRGAEVLHLRTLLEEVLEDEGLRREVVNRLVPPVVCGPRLSRYLRRHLRESSPADLVDVLLGGLLREDLKARGIDPLFADLISDRYDWVLPPLPNLFFMRDNASWIGDGLSLNVLASPARASESVLVRAIYRHHPLFADLDFPTWYGDEAADRFPATVEGGDILVLDEETVLIGCGERTAPAAVEILAHRLFDGSPVRNMIVAHFRRERAVMHLDTVLTMVDVNRFNFYPGILDGLEVYLLRPGRGGKLSVLRTDGLEKAIAACLPRDDTQFITSGKDGIDHIREQWDDGHNTLALEPGVVVSYARNRETNRRLRDAGVEVLELDASELCRGRGGSRCMTQPLLRDEVDWNR, encoded by the coding sequence ATGTCCGCTCCGCGTGTCGGGTCCGAAATCGGCCGCCTCCGGAAGGTGCTCGTCCATAAGCCCGGAATCGAACTGGCACGGCTCACCCCCCGGAATCGCGAGTCTTTCCTGTTCGAAGACATCCTCTGGGTGGAACGCGCCCGTGACGAACACGACCGATTCGTGGAACTCCTGCGCTCGCGCGGCGCGGAGGTGCTCCACCTGCGGACACTCCTGGAGGAAGTGCTGGAAGACGAAGGCCTGCGCCGCGAGGTCGTGAACCGACTTGTCCCCCCGGTCGTCTGCGGCCCACGGCTGTCGCGCTACCTCCGACGGCACCTGCGTGAATCCTCTCCGGCGGATCTCGTGGATGTGCTCCTGGGCGGGCTCCTCCGCGAAGACCTCAAGGCGCGCGGCATCGACCCGCTCTTCGCCGATCTCATCTCCGACCGCTACGACTGGGTGCTGCCGCCGCTTCCGAACCTCTTCTTCATGCGCGACAATGCGTCCTGGATCGGGGACGGCCTCTCGCTCAATGTCCTCGCGTCGCCCGCGCGAGCGTCGGAGTCGGTGCTCGTCCGCGCCATCTACCGGCATCACCCGCTCTTCGCCGATCTCGACTTCCCGACATGGTACGGAGACGAGGCCGCGGACCGTTTCCCCGCGACGGTCGAAGGCGGCGATATCCTGGTGCTGGACGAAGAGACGGTACTCATAGGCTGCGGCGAACGAACCGCGCCCGCGGCGGTGGAGATTCTCGCGCACCGGCTCTTCGACGGAAGTCCCGTGCGCAACATGATCGTCGCGCACTTCCGACGCGAGCGGGCTGTCATGCATCTCGACACCGTGCTCACGATGGTGGATGTGAACCGGTTCAACTTCTATCCCGGCATCCTCGACGGGCTGGAAGTGTACCTGCTTCGTCCCGGGCGCGGGGGCAAGCTCTCCGTGCTGCGAACCGACGGGCTGGAGAAGGCGATCGCCGCGTGCCTCCCGCGCGACGACACGCAGTTCATCACCTCGGGGAAGGATGGCATCGACCACATCCGCGAACAGTGGGACGATGGGCACAATACACTCGCGCTGGAACCGGGGGTGGTGGTCAGCTACGCTCGCAACCGCGAGACAAACCGCCGACTTCGCGACGCCGGCGTCGAGGTGCTGGAGCTGGACGCGTCCGAACTGTGCCGTGGGCGCGGGGGAAGCCGCTGCATGACGCAGCCTCTCCTCCGCGATGAAGTGGACTGGAACCGTTGA
- the argF gene encoding ornithine carbamoyltransferase, giving the protein MTPSLRGRHFLTLLDYTPGEIAHLLDLSASLKAEKAARKRPRRLDGMNIALLFEKPSTRTRCAFTVAAADEGAHPEYLGRGDIQIGKKESVKDTARVLGRMFDGIQFRGFRHETVEELARWAGVPVWNGLTDRFHPTQILADFLTVRENFDGRLDGIRFAYLGDGRNNMANSLMAGAARTGMDFRIGSPESLRPEEDLVARCRADASETGGRITLTDSVDEAVEGADVLYTDVWASMGEEDRIEERIHLLGDYRITEEMFEATGNANAIFLHCLPCFHDTATELASAFPGIQEATDGVFEGDRSRVFDQAENRMHTIKAVMVATLAG; this is encoded by the coding sequence ATGACCCCATCTCTCCGAGGACGCCACTTTCTCACGCTGCTCGATTACACGCCCGGGGAGATCGCGCACCTGCTGGATCTCTCCGCATCGCTGAAGGCAGAGAAAGCCGCCCGGAAACGGCCGCGGCGGCTGGACGGAATGAACATCGCGCTGCTCTTTGAAAAGCCGTCCACGAGAACGCGCTGCGCCTTCACGGTCGCGGCGGCGGACGAAGGTGCGCACCCGGAGTACCTCGGCCGGGGCGACATCCAGATCGGCAAGAAGGAGAGCGTCAAGGACACGGCACGCGTGCTGGGCAGAATGTTCGACGGGATCCAGTTCCGCGGTTTCCGGCACGAGACGGTGGAGGAGCTGGCGCGGTGGGCTGGCGTGCCGGTATGGAACGGCCTGACCGACCGTTTCCATCCGACGCAGATCCTCGCGGACTTCCTGACCGTGCGCGAGAACTTCGACGGGCGCCTCGACGGAATCCGCTTCGCATATCTGGGCGACGGGCGGAACAACATGGCAAACTCGCTCATGGCCGGAGCGGCACGCACGGGCATGGACTTCCGGATCGGATCGCCGGAGTCACTGAGACCGGAGGAAGACCTGGTGGCCCGGTGTCGTGCGGATGCGTCCGAGACGGGCGGGAGAATCACGCTGACCGACTCCGTCGACGAAGCCGTGGAGGGAGCGGATGTGCTGTACACGGATGTCTGGGCCTCCATGGGCGAAGAAGACCGCATCGAGGAGCGGATCCACCTCCTGGGCGACTATCGCATCACGGAAGAGATGTTCGAAGCGACCGGAAACGCGAACGCCATCTTCCTGCACTGCCTCCCCTGCTTTCACGACACCGCCACGGAACTCGCGTCGGCGTTCCCGGGCATTCAGGAAGCCACGGACGGTGTTTTCGAGGGCGATCGATCACGCGTCTTCGATCAGGCGGAGAACCGTATGCACACGATCAAGGCCGTCATGGTGGCGACGCTGGCCGGATGA
- a CDS encoding Na+/H+ antiporter NhaA: MNAVAALNRPFSILREYSAFLIAGSVAAIAWANLDLTSYQTFLHRVWGHPMLFGREIGHHGFTFHFAVNDIFMAFFFGIATKEVVEAFLPGGPLSSPKKASLPMISTIGGVAGPVLVFVAACLAAAPYLLRGWAVPTATDIAYSWLFAGLIFGYKHPATKFLLALAVLDDLIGMVIIAIFYSSTIQMEWMTLVAAGMMFCGVLRWWVGVKSFWPYLLIGGTLSWFGLLFTGVHAALALVPIIPLMPSEKRDVGLFEEEDMPEEASPGHAAHPTDALNSFEHTFKPYVDVGLLTFGLVNAGVPFSAFGLETWITLAAIFIGKTIGIFLFTVVGRLARLSLPAGMTMRECFVMGNVAAIGFTVALFVTDVAFPKAAGADAHAEGAGHAAEVHDAPAHRAPGPSTHQEPVVPPPPPGASYEDLSVAQKSLVKDKVKMGALLSFLAGATSMLLGRLLGVRKISTDAELRERIRELSAA; the protein is encoded by the coding sequence GTGAACGCCGTCGCCGCATTGAACCGCCCCTTTTCGATTCTCCGGGAGTATTCGGCGTTTCTAATCGCTGGATCCGTCGCCGCCATCGCCTGGGCCAATCTGGACCTGACTTCGTATCAGACATTCCTGCATCGGGTATGGGGACACCCCATGCTGTTCGGCCGGGAGATCGGGCACCACGGCTTCACCTTTCACTTTGCCGTGAACGACATCTTCATGGCGTTCTTCTTCGGGATCGCCACCAAGGAAGTCGTCGAGGCCTTCCTGCCCGGCGGCCCCCTCTCCAGCCCGAAGAAGGCCAGCCTGCCGATGATCAGCACGATTGGCGGTGTGGCCGGTCCGGTGCTGGTGTTCGTGGCGGCCTGCCTGGCTGCAGCGCCCTACCTGCTTCGTGGATGGGCGGTCCCGACCGCCACCGATATCGCGTACTCGTGGCTCTTCGCCGGGCTGATTTTCGGTTACAAGCATCCCGCCACCAAGTTCCTGCTGGCGCTTGCTGTCCTCGACGATCTCATCGGCATGGTCATCATCGCCATCTTCTACAGCTCCACAATCCAGATGGAGTGGATGACGCTCGTGGCGGCGGGAATGATGTTCTGCGGTGTTCTCCGCTGGTGGGTTGGCGTGAAGAGCTTCTGGCCGTATCTCCTGATCGGTGGAACGCTTTCCTGGTTCGGGCTCCTGTTCACCGGAGTCCATGCGGCTCTCGCGCTGGTTCCCATCATTCCGCTCATGCCCTCTGAGAAGCGGGATGTCGGTCTCTTCGAAGAAGAGGACATGCCGGAGGAGGCCTCCCCCGGGCACGCGGCACACCCGACGGATGCGCTGAACTCCTTCGAGCACACCTTCAAGCCGTATGTGGATGTGGGGCTGCTCACCTTCGGCCTCGTCAACGCGGGCGTTCCCTTCTCCGCATTCGGGCTGGAGACATGGATCACGCTGGCGGCCATCTTCATCGGGAAGACCATCGGCATCTTCCTGTTCACCGTGGTCGGCCGCCTTGCGCGGCTGAGCCTCCCGGCCGGGATGACCATGCGCGAGTGCTTCGTCATGGGCAATGTTGCCGCCATCGGGTTTACCGTGGCGCTCTTCGTCACCGATGTCGCCTTCCCGAAGGCCGCCGGAGCGGACGCCCATGCGGAAGGTGCCGGGCACGCGGCGGAAGTTCACGACGCGCCCGCGCACCGCGCACCGGGTCCGAGCACGCATCAGGAGCCGGTGGTCCCGCCCCCTCCGCCCGGCGCCTCCTACGAGGATCTGTCGGTTGCGCAGAAGAGCCTCGTCAAGGACAAGGTGAAGATGGGTGCGCTCCTCAGTTTCCTGGCGGGGGCCACTTCCATGCTGCTGGGGCGTCTGCTCGGGGTGCGAAAGATCTCCACCGATGCGGAACTCCGCGAGAGAATCCGGGAGCTGTCCGCGGCCTGA
- a CDS encoding helix-turn-helix transcriptional regulator, translated as MEELGRFLAEGRQAAGLSLEELEERTRIRLPNLVALEAGDHDPLPSVPYVRGFVRLVCRELGLSEEDGVGMYERLLSPEGGTGETTWAEERSAPVPGILERALQDPDRILGTLRVVGRWGVRLGAVALAVAVVATGVRWLSGGSAEDAPLAVEERSQAEVGAPTDRETVPREVEEPIVANERAVAIEHTPVAEPTHAEAEPTPPSPSAEAPSGRVRLAIHAVRAVEVSVLLDGAGYLRRQSLRAGESGHWTADSLFLVSVADGGAVRLEVNGRDLGPAGPDGRPLESVAVRAAQ; from the coding sequence ATGGAAGAACTGGGGCGGTTTCTGGCTGAGGGTCGGCAGGCGGCGGGCTTGTCGCTGGAGGAGCTGGAGGAGCGCACGCGGATTCGTCTGCCGAATCTCGTGGCGCTGGAAGCCGGAGATCACGACCCCCTGCCGTCGGTCCCTTATGTGCGCGGCTTCGTGCGGCTCGTCTGCCGTGAGCTGGGCCTCTCGGAAGAGGACGGCGTCGGGATGTACGAGCGCCTGCTCTCGCCGGAAGGCGGGACGGGTGAAACCACCTGGGCCGAGGAGCGATCCGCACCGGTGCCGGGCATTCTGGAGCGTGCGCTGCAGGACCCGGACCGAATCCTGGGGACGCTTCGCGTGGTCGGCCGCTGGGGCGTCCGCCTGGGCGCGGTCGCTCTGGCCGTGGCCGTGGTGGCGACGGGAGTGCGCTGGCTTTCCGGGGGTAGCGCGGAGGACGCGCCACTCGCGGTAGAGGAGCGATCGCAGGCGGAAGTCGGTGCCCCGACCGACCGGGAGACGGTTCCGCGGGAAGTGGAAGAACCGATCGTGGCCAATGAGCGCGCAGTCGCTATCGAGCACACGCCTGTGGCCGAACCGACCCATGCGGAGGCCGAACCGACACCGCCCTCGCCCTCGGCCGAGGCACCCTCCGGCCGGGTTCGACTTGCGATCCATGCCGTCCGCGCCGTCGAGGTCTCCGTTCTTCTCGATGGCGCCGGTTATCTGCGCAGGCAGTCGCTCCGGGCGGGAGAGTCGGGCCACTGGACGGCCGACAGCCTCTTCCTGGTGAGCGTGGCGGACGGCGGCGCCGTTCGTCTGGAAGTGAATGGAAGAGACCTGGGGCCGGCCGGCCCGGATGGCCGACCCCTGGAAAGCGTGGCCGTTCGGGCCGCGCAGTAG
- a CDS encoding DUF4139 domain-containing protein — MIRSVLLVLVLSATFMAPHARAEVRVTVYNNDLALVKESRSVHLPSGEGEFSFVDVAARIDPTSVRLDGGGLTILEQNFRYDLVSREKLLARYLDQPITVMTRHDRFHEGVLKTASGSIVLETADGVVAISSDEVADMTFPEIPEGLITRPTLVWRVENDGPRNAEIEVAYLTSGISWHAEYVAAVDAKDEKMELTAWVSVENRSGAAYADAKVKVVAGEVNRVRDATGPPAAQPMLRLMGKAADFEERSFFEYHIYELGRATTLADREVKQIELLGGREVSVRKKYVYEPRRSGDGIQVRLEFENTLDNGLGIPLPGGKFRIYREDSDGQLEFVGEDRLDHTPRDEEISVVVGDAFDLVGERKELESKQISNRIRETRVEIKLRNRKKKEEGAVTILVKEHPGGDWTVLESSHHPDREDSRTMVFEVPVDAGGETVITYRVRSRY; from the coding sequence ATGATCCGATCGGTGCTTCTCGTTCTGGTTCTGTCCGCCACGTTCATGGCGCCCCACGCCCGCGCCGAGGTTCGGGTTACCGTCTACAACAATGACCTTGCGCTGGTGAAGGAGTCGCGGAGCGTGCACCTTCCCTCGGGAGAAGGGGAGTTCTCGTTTGTGGATGTCGCCGCCCGCATCGACCCGACCTCCGTGCGCCTGGACGGCGGCGGCCTGACCATCCTGGAGCAGAACTTCCGCTACGACCTCGTGAGCCGGGAGAAGCTCCTGGCGCGCTATCTGGACCAGCCGATCACGGTGATGACCCGCCACGACCGTTTCCATGAAGGCGTGCTCAAGACAGCGAGCGGGTCGATCGTGCTGGAGACCGCCGACGGAGTGGTCGCCATCTCGTCGGACGAGGTGGCGGACATGACCTTCCCGGAGATTCCGGAGGGTCTCATCACGCGTCCCACGCTGGTCTGGCGCGTGGAGAACGACGGTCCGCGGAATGCCGAGATCGAGGTCGCGTACCTGACCTCGGGGATTTCATGGCACGCGGAGTATGTCGCGGCCGTGGACGCGAAGGACGAGAAGATGGAGCTGACCGCCTGGGTGAGTGTTGAGAACCGCTCCGGGGCGGCCTATGCGGACGCGAAGGTGAAGGTCGTTGCGGGAGAAGTGAACCGGGTGCGCGATGCGACCGGGCCTCCTGCCGCGCAGCCGATGCTGAGGCTCATGGGCAAGGCCGCGGACTTCGAAGAGCGGTCCTTCTTCGAGTACCACATCTACGAACTCGGGCGGGCCACCACCCTTGCGGACCGTGAAGTGAAGCAGATCGAACTGCTCGGCGGGCGCGAGGTGTCCGTCCGGAAGAAGTATGTCTATGAGCCGCGCCGTTCGGGTGACGGCATTCAGGTGCGACTGGAGTTCGAGAACACTCTGGACAACGGTCTGGGGATTCCGCTCCCCGGCGGGAAGTTCCGCATCTACCGGGAAGACTCGGACGGGCAGCTGGAGTTCGTGGGAGAGGATCGGTTGGACCACACCCCCCGCGACGAGGAGATCTCGGTGGTGGTGGGGGACGCCTTCGATCTGGTGGGCGAGAGAAAGGAACTGGAGTCGAAGCAAATCAGCAATCGCATTCGTGAGACCCGGGTGGAGATCAAGCTCCGCAACCGGAAGAAGAAGGAAGAAGGGGCGGTCACCATTCTCGTCAAGGAACATCCCGGCGGAGACTGGACGGTGCTGGAGTCGAGCCACCATCCGGACCGGGAGGATTCCCGAACGATGGTATTCGAGGTCCCCGTGGACGCGGGCGGAGAGACCGTCATCACTTATCGGGTACGAAGCAGGTACTAG
- a CDS encoding valine--tRNA ligase has translation MSSNPVPSLDKAYDASRVEDACYTRWEESGAFGADASSTRPPFVIMMPPPNVTGVLHMGHALNNTIQDIVIRHRRMLGHEALWLPGTDHAGIATQAVVEKTIYRETGVTREEMGRDAFLAEIWKWKEKHGNTILQQLRRLGCSCDWSRTKFTLDEDMSHAVRETFVRLWEKGLIYRGARLVNWDCVLQTAVSDDEILHVPRAGKLWDLRYPVQGRDGEFVTVATTRPETMLGDTGVAVHPDDDRYRDLVGQTLVLPLLDREIPVIADESVDPAFGSGAVKVTPGHDPADYDRGARHRLPIINILEGDGTMGEAAGPYRGLSREQAREAVLGDLAAAGLLGEVREIEHNVATSDRSRTAIEPLVSEQWFVRMEELARPAIAAVKTGRLRFKPDRWSSVYLDWLENVRDWCISRQLWWGHRIPVWYDEDGEPVASVDELEVGSPHPRTGKPIVRQDPDVLDTWASSWLWPFATLGWPERTDDLARFYPTHFLSTAREIIYLWVARMVMAGYELLDHLPEKDRCPFDLCYINPTVLDGQGRRMSKSLGNGIDPIEMIDRYGADAVRYSLMVLGREGQDVKLSENRFELGQRFANKIWNASRFVIRNLEGKREAAPGTDLEDEWIRSRLARVTEEVSAALTEYRFHDACQELYRFLWNDYCDWYLEVVKGRLAGEAGEASAARARGTLLEALRTVLALLHPIMPFLTEEIHRFLPGSKGLLMQSAWPTADPAARNLAAEGAFEAIQDVVSAVRNLRSRMSLPPSAVVSILVKTDDATVATALCESEQRIMALAGAKGVQAGPDVEKPAGSASALAAGGTVFVPLEGLIDLDVERARLGKERGRLENLVLQTERKLGNEQFVSRAKPEIVEREREKLGSLKADLERVAGAVADLG, from the coding sequence ATGTCATCGAATCCCGTTCCGTCGCTGGACAAGGCCTACGACGCTTCCCGTGTGGAAGATGCCTGCTACACGCGCTGGGAGGAGTCCGGCGCCTTCGGTGCGGATGCATCTTCCACACGGCCCCCGTTTGTCATCATGATGCCGCCGCCCAATGTCACCGGTGTTCTTCACATGGGGCATGCGCTCAACAACACCATTCAGGACATTGTCATTCGGCACCGTCGTATGCTCGGGCACGAGGCACTCTGGCTTCCGGGCACGGATCACGCGGGGATTGCCACGCAGGCGGTCGTCGAGAAGACGATCTACCGGGAAACCGGTGTCACTCGCGAGGAGATGGGGCGCGACGCTTTCCTTGCGGAGATCTGGAAGTGGAAGGAGAAGCACGGGAACACCATTCTCCAGCAGCTTCGCCGACTGGGGTGCTCCTGCGACTGGTCCCGCACCAAGTTCACACTCGACGAGGACATGTCGCACGCGGTGCGCGAGACCTTCGTGCGTCTCTGGGAGAAGGGGCTCATCTACCGTGGCGCGCGGCTGGTCAACTGGGACTGCGTGCTCCAGACCGCCGTCAGCGATGACGAAATCCTCCATGTCCCGCGTGCGGGAAAGCTCTGGGATCTCCGGTACCCCGTCCAGGGGCGCGACGGAGAGTTCGTCACCGTGGCCACGACCCGCCCGGAGACGATGCTGGGGGACACCGGCGTGGCGGTGCATCCGGATGACGACCGCTACAGGGATCTCGTCGGGCAGACGCTCGTTCTGCCGCTTCTCGACCGGGAGATCCCCGTCATCGCGGACGAAAGCGTGGACCCCGCATTCGGGTCGGGTGCGGTCAAGGTCACGCCGGGGCACGACCCGGCGGATTACGATCGCGGAGCCCGCCACCGTTTGCCCATCATCAATATCCTGGAAGGCGACGGCACGATGGGCGAAGCCGCCGGACCGTATCGAGGCCTGTCCCGGGAGCAGGCGCGCGAAGCGGTCCTCGGCGATCTCGCGGCGGCGGGGCTTCTGGGGGAAGTCCGGGAGATCGAGCACAATGTCGCCACCAGCGACCGTTCCCGCACGGCCATCGAACCGCTCGTGAGCGAGCAGTGGTTCGTGCGGATGGAGGAACTGGCCCGGCCGGCCATCGCGGCGGTGAAGACGGGGCGGCTCCGGTTCAAGCCGGATCGTTGGAGCAGCGTCTATCTCGACTGGCTGGAGAATGTGCGCGACTGGTGCATCAGCCGCCAGCTGTGGTGGGGGCACCGAATCCCCGTCTGGTACGACGAAGACGGAGAGCCGGTCGCATCCGTGGACGAACTGGAGGTCGGGTCCCCGCATCCGCGCACCGGTAAGCCCATCGTCCGGCAGGATCCCGATGTGCTCGACACCTGGGCGTCGTCGTGGCTCTGGCCGTTCGCCACGCTGGGGTGGCCGGAGCGCACGGACGACCTGGCCCGGTTTTACCCCACGCACTTCCTGAGCACCGCCCGGGAGATCATCTACCTGTGGGTGGCGCGCATGGTGATGGCCGGGTACGAGCTTCTGGATCACCTGCCGGAGAAGGACCGCTGCCCCTTCGACCTCTGCTACATCAACCCGACCGTCCTCGACGGGCAGGGGCGGCGCATGTCGAAGAGCCTCGGCAACGGGATCGATCCCATCGAGATGATCGACCGATACGGCGCGGATGCGGTCCGGTATTCGCTGATGGTTCTCGGGCGGGAAGGGCAGGATGTCAAACTCTCGGAGAATCGCTTCGAACTGGGACAGCGGTTCGCGAACAAGATCTGGAATGCGTCGCGGTTCGTGATCCGGAATCTGGAAGGTAAGCGGGAGGCCGCACCCGGTACGGATCTGGAAGATGAGTGGATTCGCTCCCGGCTGGCGCGCGTGACGGAAGAAGTTTCGGCCGCCCTCACCGAGTATCGCTTCCATGACGCGTGTCAGGAACTCTATCGCTTCCTGTGGAACGACTACTGCGACTGGTACCTGGAGGTCGTGAAGGGGCGATTGGCGGGGGAGGCGGGCGAAGCGTCCGCGGCGCGCGCAAGGGGTACGCTCCTGGAAGCGCTTCGCACGGTTCTCGCACTCCTGCATCCGATCATGCCGTTCCTGACAGAGGAGATTCACCGCTTCCTCCCCGGGTCGAAGGGGCTTCTCATGCAGTCCGCATGGCCGACCGCGGACCCGGCTGCCCGGAACCTTGCGGCGGAGGGGGCCTTCGAGGCGATCCAGGATGTCGTGAGCGCGGTACGGAATCTCCGGAGCCGGATGAGCCTTCCGCCGAGCGCGGTCGTTTCGATTCTTGTGAAAACGGACGACGCGACGGTGGCCACGGCACTCTGTGAGTCGGAGCAGCGCATCATGGCTCTGGCCGGGGCAAAGGGCGTTCAGGCGGGCCCGGATGTGGAGAAGCCCGCCGGTTCCGCAAGCGCGCTCGCCGCGGGCGGAACGGTGTTCGTCCCGCTGGAGGGACTCATCGACCTGGATGTGGAACGCGCCCGGCTCGGCAAAGAGAGGGGGCGGCTGGAGAACCTGGTCCTGCAGACGGAGAGAAAGCTGGGCAACGAGCAGTTCGTCTCTCGCGCGAAGCCTGAGATCGTGGAGAGAGAACGCGAAAAGCTGGGGAGTCTGAAGGCGGATCTGGAACGCGTCGCCGGAGCGGTGGCGGACCTGGGGTAG